The Thermoplasmata archaeon genome includes a region encoding these proteins:
- the rpl3p gene encoding 50S ribosomal protein L3, with protein MAKRHRPRRGSQAFSPRKRAKSHIPKFGSWAEIDGEPKIQGFMGYKVGMTHVLMMDERKRSTTSGMEVQTPVTIIETPPMRVAAIRVYGRKDGALYTLTEAWAGSIDKHVSRRLPIPEKYNEKKALEKMEKYKHLVEDVRIIAYTQPWLITGVPKKVPDIIELRIGGGTIAQRLDYAKNLLGKEILFSDFAKDGTYVDVASITKGKGFQGHIKRWGVKLQPRKNSKHRRMIGTLGPHFPSYVMPTVPQAGQMGYHQRTELNKLLLKVKISKETIEKMKGKKAKEDEKKEAKEEKKKDEVDIWDNITPPGGFLHYGVIRSDFVVVKGSVPGPTKRAVAFRDAVRKPGVAMPEPKVTYVSKSPQQGA; from the coding sequence GCATTCTCGCCTCGAAAACGTGCGAAGAGCCACATTCCGAAATTCGGAAGCTGGGCAGAGATAGACGGAGAGCCAAAAATACAGGGCTTCATGGGTTATAAGGTAGGAATGACCCATGTGCTGATGATGGATGAAAGAAAGAGAAGCACTACAAGTGGTATGGAGGTCCAGACCCCTGTAACAATCATCGAGACCCCTCCTATGAGAGTAGCCGCAATAAGGGTATACGGTCGAAAGGATGGGGCACTCTATACACTTACAGAGGCCTGGGCTGGTAGCATAGACAAGCATGTATCGAGGAGATTACCTATTCCTGAGAAATACAATGAGAAAAAAGCTCTAGAAAAAATGGAAAAATACAAGCACTTGGTAGAGGACGTGAGAATTATCGCTTACACTCAACCCTGGCTTATCACAGGTGTACCGAAAAAAGTGCCCGACATTATTGAACTGAGGATTGGAGGTGGCACAATCGCCCAGCGGTTAGATTATGCAAAGAATCTGCTGGGTAAAGAAATTCTGTTTTCTGATTTTGCAAAGGATGGCACCTATGTTGATGTGGCCTCTATCACAAAAGGTAAGGGGTTCCAAGGTCACATTAAGAGATGGGGTGTAAAACTCCAGCCAAGAAAGAACAGCAAACACAGAAGAATGATAGGCACACTTGGACCCCACTTTCCAAGCTATGTCATGCCCACTGTCCCACAAGCAGGACAGATGGGATATCACCAACGCACAGAACTCAACAAACTTTTGCTAAAAGTAAAAATAAGTAAAGAAACTATTGAAAAAATGAAGGGCAAAAAGGCAAAGGAAGATGAAAAGAAGGAGGCGAAGGAGGAGAAAAAGAAGGATGAAGTAGACATATGGGATAACATAACACCTCCTGGTGGTTTCCTCCATTACGGGGTAATTAGAAGTGATTTCGTAGTTGTAAAAGGTTCTGTGCCTGGGCCCACAAAGAGAGCGGTGGCATTCAGAGATGCAGTAAGAAAACCGGGTGTAGCAATGCCTGAGCCAAAGGTTACCTATGTATCAAAATCGCCACAGCAGGGCGCATGA